Proteins encoded together in one Mercenaria mercenaria strain notata chromosome 18, MADL_Memer_1, whole genome shotgun sequence window:
- the LOC123537921 gene encoding uncharacterized protein LOC123537921 isoform X2, whose amino-acid sequence MILFLRFHHESGNLLYYSDANLSDSIIIDPQWLIDAFKSLITARMFCCRQPKIFEKWIQFDESAILTREIVEAVWENSMFHEHIELLLDYLEKLGIIAKPPQQIDETEVTNYYFAPCFGKKPPPEDLACNDCEDRRSTSKLCFKTRSGFLPTAVFNRLLAACISKWPLTKINGKRSVFCGCGIFDLKDNHILYVYFFDHVIQIWITKLSAKDREPSTSLCLDAYAFVLDLLQNRLRLTSAMEVFLRSQCSDLHSNHKMCTFDEKAKKTEVVCSCRSEKHVLRTNELTKYWQLSKADPKVKPKVLTDKDINRMAQHIGKEYKSLGFELGLSQVEIDHINLDSETTTDRTREMLMKWKNKEEGEVTLEMLKNAMEEAVGIDAQEVLQKADISI is encoded by the exons ATGATCCTGTTTTTAAGGTTTCATCATGAATCTGGAAATTTACTGTATTACAG TGATGCCAATCTGAGtgatagtattatcattgaccCTCAGTGGTTGATAGATGCCTTTAAAAGCCTCATTACCGCCAGAATGTTCTGCTGCAGACAGccgaaaatatttgaaaaatggatcCAATTTGACGAGTCGGCTATCTTGACTAGGGAGATTGTTG AAGCAGTTTGGGAAAACTCTATGTTTCACGAGCACATTGAACTCTTACTGGACTACCTTGAGAAGCTGGGAATCATAGCTAAACCTCCGCAACAAATTGACGAAACTGAG GTGACAAATTACTATTTTGCCCCATGTTTTGGAAAAAAGCCTCCACCAGAAGATCTAGCATGTAATGATTGTGAGGACCGAAGGTCAACCAGTAAATTGTGTTTCAAGACGAGGTCAGGATTTCTACCCACAGCTGTTTTCAACAGACTTCTAGCAGCATGCATCAGTAAATGGCCTCTGACCAAAATTAACGGAAAGCGCTCAGTCTTTTGCGGATGTGGTATATTTGATCTCAAAGACAACCATatactttatgtgtattttttcgACCATGTTATACAAATTTGGATAACAAAATTAAGCGCTAAAGATCGAGAGCCAAGTACGTCCTTGTGTTTAGATGCGTATGCTTTTGTCTTGGATCTTCTCCAAAACAGGTTACGTTTGACAAGTGCTATGGAGGTTTTTCTAAGAAGTCAGTGTTCAGACCTCCATTCCAATCACAAAATGTGTACATTTGATGAGAAAGCTAAAAAAACGGAGGTAGTATGCAGCTGTAGGTCAGAGAAGCACGTGCTAAGAACAAATGAGCTTACTAAATACTGGCAGC TTTCCAAGGCAGATCCAAAAGTCAAGCCAAAAGTTCTAACTGATAAAGACATCAACCGCATGGCACAGCACATCGGGAAAGAATACAAGTCGTTAGGGTTTGAACTGGGTCTGTCTCAAGTTGAAATTGATCATATTAACCTTGATTCTGAAACAACGACCGATAGGACAAGAGAGATGTTAATGAAATGGAAAAATAAGGAAGAAGGGGAAGTTACTctagaaatgttgaaaaatgcCATGGAAGAGGCTGTCGGTATTGATGCACAAGAGGTGCTACAAAAAGCAGACATatctatttaa